One part of the Ziziphus jujuba cultivar Dongzao chromosome 2, ASM3175591v1 genome encodes these proteins:
- the LOC107419630 gene encoding uncharacterized protein LOC107419630 isoform X1: MAGREVREYTNLTDPKDKKWGKGKDKIDDEDITFQRMVAKMQEVAGERGGYLHGRGALDSDDLLYLKEQMEAEEDAERLLRRTEKRAFAAFKISFNGHKAASLADSSPATVPLPLRVEPKPKSGIRQQDLLKKVVEVKPKRPRVTSPCDGNRSASVSNASTNSTNLNSKTEQEKGKYTPDVKPSKENGETKVENPVKSLLGLAYASSDDED, translated from the exons ATGGCGGGCAGAGAAGTTCGCGAATACACCAATCTCACCGACcctaaag ATAAAAAATGGGGAAAAGGGAAGGATAAAATAGACGACGAGGACATCACCTTCCAGCGCATGGTTGCCAAG ATGCAAGAGGTTGCAGGAGAACGAGGAGGCTACCTTCATGGACGGGGCG CCTTGGATAGTGACGACCTCCTATATCTCAAGGAGCAGATGGAAGCTGAGGAGGATGCAGAACGCCTGCTTCGCCGTACTGAGAAACGAGCATTCGCAGCATTTAAGATATCCTTCAAT GGTCACAAAGCTGCAAGTTTAGCAGATTCTTCGCCTGCAACAGTTCCATTGCCACTTCGTGTTGAGCCCAAACCAAAGAGTGGGATCAG ACAACAAGATCTTCTCAAAAAGGTGGTGGAAGTTAAACCCAAGCGACCAAGAGTTACAAGCCCATGTGATGGGAATCGGTCCGCATCAGTATCAAATGCCTCCACGAATTCCACGAATCTCAATTCTAAGACTGAACAGGAGAAGGGAAAATATACCCCCGACGTGAAACCGagcaaagaaaatggagagaCAAAAGTGGAAAATCCTGTTAAAAGCTTGCTAGGTTTAGCATATGCAAGTTCTGATGATGAGGACTGA
- the LOC107419630 gene encoding uncharacterized protein LOC107419630 isoform X2: MQEVAGERGGYLHGRGALDSDDLLYLKEQMEAEEDAERLLRRTEKRAFAAFKISFNGHKAASLADSSPATVPLPLRVEPKPKSGIRQQDLLKKVVEVKPKRPRVTSPCDGNRSASVSNASTNSTNLNSKTEQEKGKYTPDVKPSKENGETKVENPVKSLLGLAYASSDDED; encoded by the exons ATGCAAGAGGTTGCAGGAGAACGAGGAGGCTACCTTCATGGACGGGGCG CCTTGGATAGTGACGACCTCCTATATCTCAAGGAGCAGATGGAAGCTGAGGAGGATGCAGAACGCCTGCTTCGCCGTACTGAGAAACGAGCATTCGCAGCATTTAAGATATCCTTCAAT GGTCACAAAGCTGCAAGTTTAGCAGATTCTTCGCCTGCAACAGTTCCATTGCCACTTCGTGTTGAGCCCAAACCAAAGAGTGGGATCAG ACAACAAGATCTTCTCAAAAAGGTGGTGGAAGTTAAACCCAAGCGACCAAGAGTTACAAGCCCATGTGATGGGAATCGGTCCGCATCAGTATCAAATGCCTCCACGAATTCCACGAATCTCAATTCTAAGACTGAACAGGAGAAGGGAAAATATACCCCCGACGTGAAACCGagcaaagaaaatggagagaCAAAAGTGGAAAATCCTGTTAAAAGCTTGCTAGGTTTAGCATATGCAAGTTCTGATGATGAGGACTGA
- the LOC107419631 gene encoding LOW QUALITY PROTEIN: probable pectate lyase 4 (The sequence of the model RefSeq protein was modified relative to this genomic sequence to represent the inferred CDS: substituted 1 base at 1 genomic stop codon), translating into MPLHLLLFIVNQHYILYYYVKHKILEMAPQCINSISSRFALVLLIVILFVPNPTLSKKKIVHGLNINVIDRCWRRNQDWRRNRQQLATCSVGFAGKMSNNIGRDLKHYEVTDPSDNAVDPKPGTLRYGTTMIQGKVWITFQRDMTIRLQKPLLISSFTAIDGRGATVNIADNACLMIFKASNIIIHGLRIHHCKAQAPSSVMGPKAKIVQLGQVDGDAIRLVTASKVWIDHNTLYSCQDGLLDVTRGSTDVTISNNWFRNQDKVMLLGHDDGYLRDKDMKVTVMYNHFGPNCNQRMPRIRHGYAHVVNNLYLGWTQYAIGGSMSPSVKSEANLFIAPKSGNKEVTWRRDSIGNKNSWRFYSVRDVFENGASFIQTGKGGAKPHYNSQQLFKVADAKSLRSLTRSAGALWXNQPSLPSPSTYTSFISCSFTFSFAFHCTTSTCLSRQ; encoded by the exons ATGCCTCTCCATCTCCTCCTTTTCATTGTAAACCAGCATTACATCCTCTACTACTACGTCAAACACAAGATCTTGGAAATGGCTCCACAATGCATCAACTCCATTTCAAGTCGGTTTGCTTTGGTGCTTCTCATTGTTATTCTTTTTGTTCCAAACCCCACTCTCtctaagaaaaaaatagttCATGGTTTGAACATAAACGTGATTGATCGTTGCTGGAGAAGGAACCAAGATTGGAGAAGGAACCGCCAGCAACTTGCCACATGCTCGGTGGGTTTTGCTGGGAAGATGAGCAACAACATAGGAAGAGACCTCAAACACTATGAAGTCACTGATCCCAGTGACAATGCTGTAGACCCAAAACCAGGGACCTTAAGATATGGAACAACCATGATTCAAGGGAAAGTTTGGATCACATTCCAAAGGGACATGACCATTAGACTCCAGAAACCACTTCTCATTAGTAGCTTTACTGCCATTGATGGCAGGGGTGCTACTGTTAACATAGCTGATAATGCATGTTTAATGATCTTCAAG GCAAGCAACATAATCATCCATGGACTTCGAATCCACCACTGCAAAGCTCAAGCACCAAGCTCAGTTATGGGTCCGAAAGCGAAGATAGTGCAGCTGGGTCAGGTGGATGGGGATGCAATTCGGTTGGTGACTGCATCAAAGGTATGGATTGACCACAACACACTCTACAGCTGCCAAGATGGTCTCCTGGATGTGACACGTGGCTCAACCGATGTGACCATCTCGAACAACTGGTTCAGAAATCAGGACAAAGTTATGCTTCTTGGTCATGATGATGGATACTTGAGGGACAAGGACATGAAGGTCACAGTCATGTACAACCATTTCGGACCCAATTGCAACCAAAGAATGCCAAG GATTCGCCATGGATATGCACATGTAGTGAACAATCTCTACTTGGGATGGACACAATATGCAATTGGGGGAAGTATGAGTCCCAGTGTAAAGAGTGAAGCCAATCTCTTCATTGCTCCCAAATCAGGGAACAAAGAG GTCACTTGGAGGAGGGACAGCAttggaaataaaaattcatgGAGGTTTTACTCTGTGAGGGATGTTTTTGAAAATGGAGCTTCTTTCATTCAAACAGGGAAGGGTGGAGCAAAGCCACACTACAATAGCCAACAACTTTTCAAAGTTGCAGATGCTAAGTCCCTAAGGTCATTGACAAGATCAGCAGGTGCTTTATGGTGAAACCAACCAAGTCTTCCATCACCTTCAACTTACACCAGTTTTATCTCTTgttcttttactttttcatttgCTTTCCATTGTACCACCTCAACTTGTCTCAGTCGACAATGA
- the LOC107419615 gene encoding uncharacterized protein LOC107419615 isoform X2, with protein sequence MIQAFVNEYKTMYDGKLPSASETKKHVGGSYYVVKKILQELQYNENMYSNSINGSKKSLGKELIVETEYSLTEAEEVLTSKISMDAVIQDDSQREATNSVETVNVVGKQLKAEKGSQTLSSAKETFSKEIVAPDSASDYIAAQNNLLKENAEEISRTCIEKLESGEKEAEHNHSDFVRMQDHQLEDISHPYCEKSENGIKEESQTQGNVLDFVELEDDPLVRGSTKAYDLGTENEEDKKKLKFAEDLPDKDVEKHTAKQYEGTPEPDKATLIVPKQTTFWGNLKSFADGILSLWRKD encoded by the exons ATGATCCAAGCCTTTGTTAACGA GTACAAAACAATGTATGATGGCAAGTTACCTTCTGCTTCTGAGACTAAAAAACATGTTGGTGGTTCTTACTACGTTGTTAAGAAGATTCTTCAGGAATTGCAATATAATGAGAATATGTACTCTAACTCAATCAATGGGAGTAAAAAGTCTTTGGGAAAAGAGCTAATCGTAGAGACGGAATACAGTTTGACTGAAGCTGAAGAGGTCTTAACAagtaaaatttcaatggatgCTGTTATTCAAGATGATTCTCAGAGGGAGGCTACAAACTCTGTGGAGACTGTTAATGTTGTTGGCAAGCAGTTGAAAGCAGAGAAAGGGTCACAGACTCTCTCTTCAGCTAAGGAGACCTTTTCCAAAGAGATTGTAGCTCCT GATAGTGCATCTGATTATATTGCAGCACAAAACAATCTGCTGAAAGAGAATGCTGAAGAAATTTCTCGCACATGCATCGAGAAACTGGAAAGTGGTGAGAAGGAGGCTGAGCACAACCATTCTGATTTTGTTAGAATGCAGGATCATCAACTAGAAGACATATCTCATCCATATTGTGAAAAATCTGAGAATGGTATAAAGGAGGAATCTCAGACCCAGGGTAATGTTCTGGATTTTGTTGAGTTGGAAGATGATCCATTGGTAAGAGGTTCTACGAAAGCTTATGATTTAGGTACTGAGAATGAAGAGGACAAGAAGAAACTGAAATTCGCAGAAGATCTACCAGATAAAGATGTTGAAAAACACACAGCAAAACAATATGAAGGGACTCCTGAACCAGACAAAGCAACACT GATCGTCCCAAAGCAAACAACTTTCTGGGGAAATCTGAAGTCATTTGCCGATGGCATCCTTAGTTTGTGGCGGAAAGATTAA
- the LOC107419615 gene encoding uncharacterized protein LOC107419615 isoform X1, with protein sequence MTTTTTTTSMIFRRRLLLCSPKSISKFKLVYSAHSSASSASVDDDDAEAPISPAKVKGRRVPIAQRQAMIQAFVNEYKTMYDGKLPSASETKKHVGGSYYVVKKILQELQYNENMYSNSINGSKKSLGKELIVETEYSLTEAEEVLTSKISMDAVIQDDSQREATNSVETVNVVGKQLKAEKGSQTLSSAKETFSKEIVAPDSASDYIAAQNNLLKENAEEISRTCIEKLESGEKEAEHNHSDFVRMQDHQLEDISHPYCEKSENGIKEESQTQGNVLDFVELEDDPLVRGSTKAYDLGTENEEDKKKLKFAEDLPDKDVEKHTAKQYEGTPEPDKATLIVPKQTTFWGNLKSFADGILSLWRKD encoded by the exons atgaccaccaccaccaccaccacctccatgATCTTCAGAAGACGCCTCCTCCTCTGCTCCCCCAAATCCATTTCCAAATTCAAATTGG TATACTCTGCTCACTCTTCTGCTTCTTCTGCTTCTGTTGATGACGATGATGCCGAGGCACCCATTAGTCCCGCCAAAGTCAAGGGGAGAAGGGTTCCCATAGCCCAACGCCAGGCTATGATCCAAGCCTTTGTTAACGA GTACAAAACAATGTATGATGGCAAGTTACCTTCTGCTTCTGAGACTAAAAAACATGTTGGTGGTTCTTACTACGTTGTTAAGAAGATTCTTCAGGAATTGCAATATAATGAGAATATGTACTCTAACTCAATCAATGGGAGTAAAAAGTCTTTGGGAAAAGAGCTAATCGTAGAGACGGAATACAGTTTGACTGAAGCTGAAGAGGTCTTAACAagtaaaatttcaatggatgCTGTTATTCAAGATGATTCTCAGAGGGAGGCTACAAACTCTGTGGAGACTGTTAATGTTGTTGGCAAGCAGTTGAAAGCAGAGAAAGGGTCACAGACTCTCTCTTCAGCTAAGGAGACCTTTTCCAAAGAGATTGTAGCTCCT GATAGTGCATCTGATTATATTGCAGCACAAAACAATCTGCTGAAAGAGAATGCTGAAGAAATTTCTCGCACATGCATCGAGAAACTGGAAAGTGGTGAGAAGGAGGCTGAGCACAACCATTCTGATTTTGTTAGAATGCAGGATCATCAACTAGAAGACATATCTCATCCATATTGTGAAAAATCTGAGAATGGTATAAAGGAGGAATCTCAGACCCAGGGTAATGTTCTGGATTTTGTTGAGTTGGAAGATGATCCATTGGTAAGAGGTTCTACGAAAGCTTATGATTTAGGTACTGAGAATGAAGAGGACAAGAAGAAACTGAAATTCGCAGAAGATCTACCAGATAAAGATGTTGAAAAACACACAGCAAAACAATATGAAGGGACTCCTGAACCAGACAAAGCAACACT GATCGTCCCAAAGCAAACAACTTTCTGGGGAAATCTGAAGTCATTTGCCGATGGCATCCTTAGTTTGTGGCGGAAAGATTAA
- the LOC107419607 gene encoding sm-like protein LSM8, translated as MSGGPTLETLVDQQISVITNDGRNIVGILKGFDQATNIILDESHERVFSTKEGVQQLVLGLYIIRGDNISIVGEVDEDLDTSLDWSNLRAHPLKPVIH; from the exons ATGTCTGGTGGACCTACACTGGAGACTCTGGTCGATC AACAAATTTCGGTTATAACGAACGATGGACGCAATATCGTG gGAATTCTTAAAGGCTTCGACCAGGCTACAAACATCATTCTCGATGAATCTCATGAACGTGTTTTCTCCACAAAG GAAGGTGTTCAGCAACTTGTGTTGGGCTTGTACATAATCAGAGGCGACAACAT AAGCATTGTCGGGGAAGTAGACGAAGATCTTGATACAAGTCTTGATTGGTCAAATCTGAGAGCTCATCCTCTGAAGCCTGTCATCCATTAG
- the LOC107419619 gene encoding probable leucine-rich repeat receptor-like protein kinase At1g68400 isoform X2, whose protein sequence is MRLILSVSYQSFPCRLRQTVTQIIKKDERDGLLQLRDSVTSDANLHSNWTGPPCISNDSKWIGIACSDGHVVHIVLEGIQLSGSLPPTFLLNITFLAILSFRNNTISGPLPDLTNLVHLEHAFFSQNRFWGSIPLEYAELPKLKAMELQENYLDGNIPPFDQPSLTIFNVSYNHLEGPIPNTDALQRFPSSSYDHNSGLCGSPLKKPCPFPPPPPPDVSPSPLPTPVNPEKEKKKPLRLWSIVLIASAASLVPVIVILFSLCYYRMMHRKEKTTENQAEIEIAARSESIDDFQRRQQELEFFDKQISAFDLDDLLRASAEVLGKGKLGTTYKTVLESGTTVAVKRLKNMSGLSKKEFVQQMQLLGSLRHENLVQIISFYYSKEEKLIISEFVPNGSLFELLHENRGVGRVPLKWETRLSIIKDIAKGLAFLHQSLPSHKVPHANLKSSNVVIQQNFHSKLSNFGFLPLLPSRKSSEALAIAKSPEFAQGKKLSNKADVYCFGIILLEIITGRIPGEISRVDDDDTTEDLSDWVRMVVNTDWSTDILDMEILAAKEGHEEMLKLTEIALECTDLLPEKRPKMPQVLQRIEEIIEQKRREND, encoded by the exons ATGCGTCTAATACTTTCAGTATCTTACCAATCTTTTCCTTGCAGACTTCGTCAAACTGTCAcacaaataataaagaaag ATGAAAGAGATGGTCTTCTGCAGCTGAGAGATTCTGTTACTTCAGATGCAAATTTGCACTCCAATTGGACAGGACCCCCATGCATCAGCAATGACAGCAAATGGATTGGAATTGCTTGCTCAGACGGTCATGTTGTTCATATTGTGTTGGAAGGGATTCAACTCTCAGGTTCTCTTCCACCCACATTCCTACTCAACATAACTTTCTTAGCCATACTCAGCTTTAGAAACAATACAATCTCAGGACCCCTACCAGATCTCACAAATCTTGTGCATTTGGAACATGCTTTTTTCTCCCAAAACCGATTTTGGGGTTCAATCCCTTTGGAGTATGCCGAATTGCCAAAGCTCAAAGCTATGGAGCTGCAAGAGAATTACTTGGATGGAAATATTCCTCCTTTTGATCAGCCAAGTTTGACAATTTTCAATGTCTCTTACAATCATCTTGAAGGTCCAATTCCCAACACTGATGCTCTACAGAGATTTCCAAGTAGCTCATACGACCATAATTCAGGTCTGTGTGGGAGTCCTTTGAAAAAACCATGTCCATTTCCACCTCCTCCGCCTCCAGACGTTTCACCATCTCCTTTGCCAACTCCTGTGAATccggaaaaggaaaagaagaagccTCTTCGATTGTGGAGTATTGTTTTGATTGCGTCTGCAGCATCCCTGGTTCCTGTTATTGTCATTCTTTTCTCCTTGTGCTATTACAGGATGATGCATCGCAAAGAAAAGACTACTGAAAATCAGGCAG AAATAGAAATAGCAGCTCGTTCAGAGAGCATAGACGATTTCCAAAGGAGGCAGCAGGAGTTGGAATTTTTTGACAAGCAAATTTCAGCATTTGACTTGGATGATTTACTGAGAGCATCAGCAGAAGTGTTGGGGAAGGGGAAACTAGGCACCACGTATAAAACAGTACTTGAATCAGGTACTACTGTGGCTGTGAAGAGGCTTAAAAATATGAGCGGTTTGAGTAAGAAGGAATTTGTTCAACAGATGCAGTTGCTGGGGAGTCTGAGGCATGAAAACCTTGTCCAAATCATCTCCTTCTACTATTCCAAGGAGGAGAAACTAATTATCTCTGAGTTTGTCCCGAATGGCAGTTTGTTTGAGCTTTTACATG AGAATAGAGGAGTCGGAAGAGTACCATTGAAGTGGGAAACAAGACTGTCTATAATCAAAGACATAGCAAAGGGCCTTGCATTTCTCCACCAATCTCTGCCTTCTCACAAAGTCCCTCACGCCAACCTCAAATCCTCCAATGTTGTCATCCAACAAAACTTCCATTCAAAACTCTCAAACTTCGGATTCTTACCGCTCCTACCGTCCAGAAAGTCCTCTGAAGCGCTGGCCATAGCCAAGTCTCCAGAATTTGCTCAAGGCAAGAAGTTGTCAAACAAAGCAGATGTATACTGCTTTGGTATAATCTTACTGGAGATCATTACTGGAAGAATCCCAGGCGAAATCTCAAGAGTAGACGATGATGATACAACTGAAGACCTGTCTGATTGGGTTAGAATGGTGGTCAACACTGACTGGTCCACTGATATATTGGATATGGAGATATTGGCAGCAAAAGAAGGTCACGAGGAGATGTTGAAGCTCACTGAGATTGCTTTAGAGTGTACAGATTTGTTACCAGAGAAGCGGCCTAAGATGCCTCAAGTGTTGCAGAGAATAGAAGAGATCATTGAGCAAAAGCGCAGAGAAAATGATTGA
- the LOC107419619 gene encoding probable leucine-rich repeat receptor-like protein kinase At1g68400 isoform X3: MMKLLPLTLLFAVNLVSLIQFLSIDFVSSIEFFEYYSDERDGLLQLRDSVTSDANLHSNWTGPPCISNDSKWIGIACSDGHVVHIVLEGIQLSGPLPDLTNLVHLEHAFFSQNRFWGSIPLEYAELPKLKAMELQENYLDGNIPPFDQPSLTIFNVSYNHLEGPIPNTDALQRFPSSSYDHNSGLCGSPLKKPCPFPPPPPPDVSPSPLPTPVNPEKEKKKPLRLWSIVLIASAASLVPVIVILFSLCYYRMMHRKEKTTENQAEIEIAARSESIDDFQRRQQELEFFDKQISAFDLDDLLRASAEVLGKGKLGTTYKTVLESGTTVAVKRLKNMSGLSKKEFVQQMQLLGSLRHENLVQIISFYYSKEEKLIISEFVPNGSLFELLHENRGVGRVPLKWETRLSIIKDIAKGLAFLHQSLPSHKVPHANLKSSNVVIQQNFHSKLSNFGFLPLLPSRKSSEALAIAKSPEFAQGKKLSNKADVYCFGIILLEIITGRIPGEISRVDDDDTTEDLSDWVRMVVNTDWSTDILDMEILAAKEGHEEMLKLTEIALECTDLLPEKRPKMPQVLQRIEEIIEQKRREND; this comes from the exons ATGATGAAACTACTGCCTCTGACCTTATTATTTGCCGTAAACTTGGTCTCTCTGATTCAATTTTTGAGTATTGATTTTGTATCATCCATTGAGTTTTTTGAGTACTATTCAGATGAAAGAGATGGTCTTCTGCAGCTGAGAGATTCTGTTACTTCAGATGCAAATTTGCACTCCAATTGGACAGGACCCCCATGCATCAGCAATGACAGCAAATGGATTGGAATTGCTTGCTCAGACGGTCATGTTGTTCATATTGTGTTGGAAGGGATTCAACTCTCAG GACCCCTACCAGATCTCACAAATCTTGTGCATTTGGAACATGCTTTTTTCTCCCAAAACCGATTTTGGGGTTCAATCCCTTTGGAGTATGCCGAATTGCCAAAGCTCAAAGCTATGGAGCTGCAAGAGAATTACTTGGATGGAAATATTCCTCCTTTTGATCAGCCAAGTTTGACAATTTTCAATGTCTCTTACAATCATCTTGAAGGTCCAATTCCCAACACTGATGCTCTACAGAGATTTCCAAGTAGCTCATACGACCATAATTCAGGTCTGTGTGGGAGTCCTTTGAAAAAACCATGTCCATTTCCACCTCCTCCGCCTCCAGACGTTTCACCATCTCCTTTGCCAACTCCTGTGAATccggaaaaggaaaagaagaagccTCTTCGATTGTGGAGTATTGTTTTGATTGCGTCTGCAGCATCCCTGGTTCCTGTTATTGTCATTCTTTTCTCCTTGTGCTATTACAGGATGATGCATCGCAAAGAAAAGACTACTGAAAATCAGGCAG AAATAGAAATAGCAGCTCGTTCAGAGAGCATAGACGATTTCCAAAGGAGGCAGCAGGAGTTGGAATTTTTTGACAAGCAAATTTCAGCATTTGACTTGGATGATTTACTGAGAGCATCAGCAGAAGTGTTGGGGAAGGGGAAACTAGGCACCACGTATAAAACAGTACTTGAATCAGGTACTACTGTGGCTGTGAAGAGGCTTAAAAATATGAGCGGTTTGAGTAAGAAGGAATTTGTTCAACAGATGCAGTTGCTGGGGAGTCTGAGGCATGAAAACCTTGTCCAAATCATCTCCTTCTACTATTCCAAGGAGGAGAAACTAATTATCTCTGAGTTTGTCCCGAATGGCAGTTTGTTTGAGCTTTTACATG AGAATAGAGGAGTCGGAAGAGTACCATTGAAGTGGGAAACAAGACTGTCTATAATCAAAGACATAGCAAAGGGCCTTGCATTTCTCCACCAATCTCTGCCTTCTCACAAAGTCCCTCACGCCAACCTCAAATCCTCCAATGTTGTCATCCAACAAAACTTCCATTCAAAACTCTCAAACTTCGGATTCTTACCGCTCCTACCGTCCAGAAAGTCCTCTGAAGCGCTGGCCATAGCCAAGTCTCCAGAATTTGCTCAAGGCAAGAAGTTGTCAAACAAAGCAGATGTATACTGCTTTGGTATAATCTTACTGGAGATCATTACTGGAAGAATCCCAGGCGAAATCTCAAGAGTAGACGATGATGATACAACTGAAGACCTGTCTGATTGGGTTAGAATGGTGGTCAACACTGACTGGTCCACTGATATATTGGATATGGAGATATTGGCAGCAAAAGAAGGTCACGAGGAGATGTTGAAGCTCACTGAGATTGCTTTAGAGTGTACAGATTTGTTACCAGAGAAGCGGCCTAAGATGCCTCAAGTGTTGCAGAGAATAGAAGAGATCATTGAGCAAAAGCGCAGAGAAAATGATTGA
- the LOC107419619 gene encoding probable leucine-rich repeat receptor-like protein kinase At1g68400 isoform X1: MMKLLPLTLLFAVNLVSLIQFLSIDFVSSIEFFEYYSDERDGLLQLRDSVTSDANLHSNWTGPPCISNDSKWIGIACSDGHVVHIVLEGIQLSGSLPPTFLLNITFLAILSFRNNTISGPLPDLTNLVHLEHAFFSQNRFWGSIPLEYAELPKLKAMELQENYLDGNIPPFDQPSLTIFNVSYNHLEGPIPNTDALQRFPSSSYDHNSGLCGSPLKKPCPFPPPPPPDVSPSPLPTPVNPEKEKKKPLRLWSIVLIASAASLVPVIVILFSLCYYRMMHRKEKTTENQAEIEIAARSESIDDFQRRQQELEFFDKQISAFDLDDLLRASAEVLGKGKLGTTYKTVLESGTTVAVKRLKNMSGLSKKEFVQQMQLLGSLRHENLVQIISFYYSKEEKLIISEFVPNGSLFELLHENRGVGRVPLKWETRLSIIKDIAKGLAFLHQSLPSHKVPHANLKSSNVVIQQNFHSKLSNFGFLPLLPSRKSSEALAIAKSPEFAQGKKLSNKADVYCFGIILLEIITGRIPGEISRVDDDDTTEDLSDWVRMVVNTDWSTDILDMEILAAKEGHEEMLKLTEIALECTDLLPEKRPKMPQVLQRIEEIIEQKRREND; encoded by the exons ATGATGAAACTACTGCCTCTGACCTTATTATTTGCCGTAAACTTGGTCTCTCTGATTCAATTTTTGAGTATTGATTTTGTATCATCCATTGAGTTTTTTGAGTACTATTCAGATGAAAGAGATGGTCTTCTGCAGCTGAGAGATTCTGTTACTTCAGATGCAAATTTGCACTCCAATTGGACAGGACCCCCATGCATCAGCAATGACAGCAAATGGATTGGAATTGCTTGCTCAGACGGTCATGTTGTTCATATTGTGTTGGAAGGGATTCAACTCTCAGGTTCTCTTCCACCCACATTCCTACTCAACATAACTTTCTTAGCCATACTCAGCTTTAGAAACAATACAATCTCAGGACCCCTACCAGATCTCACAAATCTTGTGCATTTGGAACATGCTTTTTTCTCCCAAAACCGATTTTGGGGTTCAATCCCTTTGGAGTATGCCGAATTGCCAAAGCTCAAAGCTATGGAGCTGCAAGAGAATTACTTGGATGGAAATATTCCTCCTTTTGATCAGCCAAGTTTGACAATTTTCAATGTCTCTTACAATCATCTTGAAGGTCCAATTCCCAACACTGATGCTCTACAGAGATTTCCAAGTAGCTCATACGACCATAATTCAGGTCTGTGTGGGAGTCCTTTGAAAAAACCATGTCCATTTCCACCTCCTCCGCCTCCAGACGTTTCACCATCTCCTTTGCCAACTCCTGTGAATccggaaaaggaaaagaagaagccTCTTCGATTGTGGAGTATTGTTTTGATTGCGTCTGCAGCATCCCTGGTTCCTGTTATTGTCATTCTTTTCTCCTTGTGCTATTACAGGATGATGCATCGCAAAGAAAAGACTACTGAAAATCAGGCAG AAATAGAAATAGCAGCTCGTTCAGAGAGCATAGACGATTTCCAAAGGAGGCAGCAGGAGTTGGAATTTTTTGACAAGCAAATTTCAGCATTTGACTTGGATGATTTACTGAGAGCATCAGCAGAAGTGTTGGGGAAGGGGAAACTAGGCACCACGTATAAAACAGTACTTGAATCAGGTACTACTGTGGCTGTGAAGAGGCTTAAAAATATGAGCGGTTTGAGTAAGAAGGAATTTGTTCAACAGATGCAGTTGCTGGGGAGTCTGAGGCATGAAAACCTTGTCCAAATCATCTCCTTCTACTATTCCAAGGAGGAGAAACTAATTATCTCTGAGTTTGTCCCGAATGGCAGTTTGTTTGAGCTTTTACATG AGAATAGAGGAGTCGGAAGAGTACCATTGAAGTGGGAAACAAGACTGTCTATAATCAAAGACATAGCAAAGGGCCTTGCATTTCTCCACCAATCTCTGCCTTCTCACAAAGTCCCTCACGCCAACCTCAAATCCTCCAATGTTGTCATCCAACAAAACTTCCATTCAAAACTCTCAAACTTCGGATTCTTACCGCTCCTACCGTCCAGAAAGTCCTCTGAAGCGCTGGCCATAGCCAAGTCTCCAGAATTTGCTCAAGGCAAGAAGTTGTCAAACAAAGCAGATGTATACTGCTTTGGTATAATCTTACTGGAGATCATTACTGGAAGAATCCCAGGCGAAATCTCAAGAGTAGACGATGATGATACAACTGAAGACCTGTCTGATTGGGTTAGAATGGTGGTCAACACTGACTGGTCCACTGATATATTGGATATGGAGATATTGGCAGCAAAAGAAGGTCACGAGGAGATGTTGAAGCTCACTGAGATTGCTTTAGAGTGTACAGATTTGTTACCAGAGAAGCGGCCTAAGATGCCTCAAGTGTTGCAGAGAATAGAAGAGATCATTGAGCAAAAGCGCAGAGAAAATGATTGA